From one Streptomyces sp. R41 genomic stretch:
- a CDS encoding ABC transporter permease, producing MTATIADDNVVRARRVSVPRGYRFELVKLVSQWRIRLLVLACWIAPALFVAAVSQQSTLPVDTLFGRWMHATGWAGPLVMLGFAGTWALPLLTAVVAGDVFASEDRLGTWRHLLVAVRSPRRIFAAKALASLTVILLLVAGLAFSSAAGGVVAVGNQPLVGLDGHLLAPADAAGQVLLAWVCVLAPTLALAGIGLLGSVALGRSPMGLLLPALVALAMQVAQMMPLPVAVRLALPSYAFIAWNGLFTGPAQVGPLLIGIVVSLVWALLATALAYLLFVRRDFTNLTYDGSGRRAITTGLLPLVALVALTVTVVAVATPSMGSGIRQDKVQRSVATAFAHLYRLQTKQLNRPDVTEAQLRATAACNKGAGQRVAEGPGNDWRCVVSWHLPGVEAAGTAIYQLDVTPDGRFVADGDGPKEVNGYFLVRTPTGDASNPLWQFDGNVELLPTPKG from the coding sequence ATGACCGCGACCATCGCCGACGACAACGTTGTACGTGCCCGCCGCGTCTCGGTTCCGCGCGGCTACCGCTTCGAACTGGTCAAGCTGGTCTCGCAATGGCGAATCCGCCTGCTGGTCCTCGCCTGCTGGATCGCGCCGGCGCTCTTCGTCGCCGCGGTGAGCCAGCAGAGCACGCTCCCCGTCGACACCCTCTTCGGTCGCTGGATGCACGCCACGGGGTGGGCCGGACCGCTGGTGATGCTCGGTTTCGCGGGCACCTGGGCGCTCCCGCTGCTGACCGCGGTGGTGGCCGGCGACGTGTTCGCCTCCGAGGACCGGCTGGGCACCTGGCGCCACCTGCTCGTGGCGGTCCGGTCGCCTCGACGGATCTTCGCAGCAAAGGCACTGGCCAGCCTCACCGTCATCCTGCTGCTCGTGGCCGGGCTGGCCTTCTCCAGCGCGGCCGGCGGGGTCGTGGCGGTCGGCAACCAGCCGCTGGTAGGCCTCGACGGCCACCTGCTGGCGCCGGCGGACGCCGCCGGTCAAGTCCTCCTCGCCTGGGTGTGCGTACTCGCCCCTACCCTGGCCCTCGCCGGGATCGGACTCCTCGGGTCGGTCGCGCTGGGCCGGTCCCCCATGGGGTTGCTGCTGCCGGCGCTCGTCGCGCTCGCGATGCAGGTCGCCCAGATGATGCCGCTGCCCGTCGCCGTACGCCTCGCCCTGCCCAGCTACGCCTTCATCGCCTGGAACGGCCTGTTCACCGGCCCGGCACAGGTCGGCCCGCTCCTCATCGGCATCGTTGTCAGCCTGGTGTGGGCCCTGCTCGCGACAGCGCTGGCCTACCTGCTGTTCGTACGGCGCGACTTCACCAACCTGACCTACGACGGCTCGGGGCGCCGCGCGATCACCACCGGACTCCTGCCGCTGGTCGCACTGGTCGCCCTCACGGTCACGGTCGTCGCCGTGGCGACCCCGTCCATGGGTTCCGGAATCCGGCAGGACAAGGTGCAGCGGTCGGTCGCCACGGCATTCGCCCACCTCTACCGCTTGCAGACCAAGCAGCTCAACCGCCCCGACGTCACCGAGGCGCAACTGCGGGCCACGGCGGCGTGCAACAAGGGCGCCGGCCAGCGCGTCGCCGAGGGACCGGGCAACGACTGGCGCTGCGTCGTCTCCTGGCATCTCCCCGGCGTCGAGGCCGCAGGGACGGCCATCTACCAGCTCGACGTCACCCCCGACGGGCGGTTCGTGGCCGATGGCGACGGACCGAAGGAAGTGAACGGCTACTTCCTGGTGCGGACCCCGACCGGGGACGCATCGAACCCGCTATGGCAGTTCGACGGCAACGTCGAACTGCTCCCCACCCCGAAGGGATAA
- a CDS encoding alkaline phosphatase family protein, whose translation MQVTRRRRRVEKEHSGFLGRRIGRRTLVTAGITAVAVTAAGTAFAQTHQFGTDQVGQITDQGQVISSDQYIAPYGDRLVVNNGKIMSSSVSPDGTHLAASVTDGGAALSIVDLKSWKVQQLVSNAASSTPRISSNSVGQEGPTYSPDGSQLWLGQTDGYTKFTVNSDGSVANPTSVNIPADGSKHALVGEAVFSSDGSTVYSAVNGQNRVVAIDAATGAIKQSWSVGNAPRDMTVVGSKLYVSNEGGRPAKPGDTTINSYGTQVPADPKTAATTTGTVSVIDLANPDAAVASIDVGLHPTALYAKNGALFVTNTATNDVSVIDTAGNKVVQTIATQPWPEASVGYEPDAVTLTDDGHLLVTLGRANAVAVYRYTSPQEPVSYVGLLPTDYFPAEIATVGNQVLVSNTRGIDARRPTNSAAHGTHDTTSSLQRFTLPDDSVIKSETAKVFKQNGWNGGAVTLTEGKGDAKPVPVPLRLGDPSTIKHVFMIVKENRTYDQVFGDVKQGNGDPSLAQFGENVTPNQHALAKQFGLYDNTYDIGTNSAEGHNWLMQADDPEYTESSAGEYQRSYDTEDDALGHQRTGFIWTGAQAAGKSVRDFGEFQQFLTKPAGASWQNLYCDSKNMEATGQDTAYPLNSSSPIPSLNDVSVHGFPKFDTSVPDIYREGIWKQDFEKNGPANLNMFWLSSDHTGGPANAAAQVADNDLATGRIVDEISHSKYWKDSAIFVVEDDSQAGLDHVDGHRAPIQIISPWAQHGVVDSHYYSQITMIRTIEQILGIHPMNQKDSAASPMRGAFTQNADFRPFTALPNRTSLTDGLKTPPACGLDTPAPQNPSAAAAPSAKVPADKQALAAKWETWKSKQRLTGPNAVPDYANPAQMNHFTWYETHDWKKPYPGEDKIFAPEDVPGAYIPSSESDG comes from the coding sequence ATGCAGGTAACACGCCGCCGTCGGCGTGTCGAGAAGGAGCATTCCGGCTTTCTCGGTAGACGCATCGGCCGTCGGACCCTGGTAACGGCAGGCATCACCGCTGTCGCCGTGACCGCCGCCGGCACCGCTTTCGCCCAGACGCACCAGTTCGGCACCGACCAGGTCGGCCAGATCACCGATCAGGGCCAGGTCATCTCCAGCGACCAGTACATCGCCCCGTACGGCGACCGCCTCGTCGTCAACAACGGCAAGATCATGTCGTCCTCGGTCAGCCCGGACGGCACCCACCTCGCGGCCTCGGTCACCGACGGTGGCGCGGCGCTGTCCATCGTGGACCTGAAGAGCTGGAAGGTGCAGCAACTCGTCAGCAACGCCGCGTCGTCGACCCCGCGCATCAGCAGCAACAGCGTGGGCCAGGAAGGCCCCACCTACTCGCCCGACGGTTCGCAGCTGTGGCTCGGCCAGACCGACGGCTACACCAAGTTCACCGTGAACTCGGACGGCAGCGTCGCCAACCCGACGTCCGTCAACATCCCGGCGGACGGGTCCAAGCACGCGCTCGTCGGCGAGGCGGTGTTCTCCTCCGACGGCTCCACCGTGTACTCCGCGGTCAACGGCCAGAACCGCGTGGTCGCCATCGACGCGGCGACCGGCGCAATCAAGCAGAGCTGGTCCGTTGGTAACGCCCCGCGCGACATGACCGTGGTCGGCTCCAAGCTGTACGTCAGCAACGAGGGCGGGCGTCCGGCGAAGCCCGGCGACACCACCATCAACTCGTACGGCACCCAGGTGCCGGCCGACCCGAAGACCGCTGCCACCACCACCGGCACGGTCAGCGTCATCGACCTGGCGAACCCGGATGCCGCCGTCGCGAGCATCGACGTCGGTCTGCACCCGACCGCCCTGTACGCCAAGAACGGGGCGCTGTTCGTCACCAACACCGCCACCAACGACGTGTCGGTCATCGACACCGCCGGCAACAAGGTCGTGCAGACCATCGCCACCCAGCCGTGGCCGGAGGCCTCGGTGGGCTACGAGCCCGACGCGGTGACGCTCACCGACGACGGTCACCTGCTGGTGACGCTCGGCCGCGCCAACGCGGTCGCCGTCTACCGGTACACGAGCCCGCAGGAGCCGGTCAGCTACGTCGGCCTGCTCCCGACGGACTACTTCCCCGCGGAGATCGCCACTGTCGGCAACCAGGTGCTGGTCTCCAACACCCGTGGTATCGACGCCCGCCGCCCCACCAACAGCGCCGCGCACGGCACCCACGACACGACATCGAGCCTGCAGCGGTTCACGCTGCCGGACGACAGCGTCATCAAGTCCGAGACGGCCAAGGTCTTCAAGCAGAACGGCTGGAACGGCGGAGCGGTCACGCTGACCGAGGGCAAGGGCGACGCGAAGCCGGTGCCGGTCCCGCTGCGGCTCGGCGACCCCTCGACGATCAAGCACGTCTTCATGATCGTCAAGGAGAACCGGACCTACGACCAGGTCTTCGGGGACGTCAAGCAGGGCAACGGCGACCCGTCGCTTGCGCAGTTCGGCGAGAACGTGACGCCGAACCAGCACGCGCTGGCCAAGCAGTTCGGGCTGTACGACAACACGTACGACATCGGCACGAACTCCGCCGAGGGGCACAACTGGCTGATGCAGGCCGACGACCCGGAGTACACCGAGTCCTCGGCCGGTGAGTACCAGCGCAGCTACGACACCGAGGACGACGCTCTCGGTCACCAGCGGACCGGCTTCATCTGGACCGGTGCGCAGGCGGCCGGCAAGTCCGTGCGGGACTTCGGCGAGTTCCAGCAGTTCCTGACGAAGCCGGCGGGCGCGAGCTGGCAGAACCTGTACTGCGACTCCAAGAACATGGAGGCGACCGGGCAGGACACCGCCTACCCCCTGAACTCGTCCTCGCCGATTCCGTCCCTCAACGACGTGTCGGTGCACGGCTTCCCGAAGTTCGACACCAGCGTCCCGGACATCTACCGGGAGGGCATCTGGAAGCAGGACTTCGAGAAGAACGGTCCGGCGAACCTGAACATGTTCTGGCTCTCCAGCGACCACACCGGTGGTCCGGCGAACGCGGCCGCTCAGGTCGCGGACAACGACCTCGCGACCGGCAGGATCGTTGACGAGATCTCGCACAGCAAGTACTGGAAGGACTCGGCGATCTTCGTGGTCGAGGACGACTCCCAGGCGGGCCTCGATCACGTCGACGGCCACCGTGCCCCGATCCAGATCATCAGCCCCTGGGCCCAGCACGGCGTCGTCGACAGCCACTACTACTCTCAGATCACCATGATCCGGACCATCGAGCAGATCCTCGGGATACACCCGATGAACCAGAAGGACAGCGCGGCCAGCCCGATGCGAGGGGCGTTCACCCAGAACGCGGACTTCAGGCCGTTCACCGCTCTGCCCAACCGGACCTCGCTGACCGATGGTCTGAAGACTCCGCCTGCCTGCGGCCTGGACACTCCGGCACCGCAGAACCCCAGTGCGGCGGCCGCGCCGTCGGCGAAGGTGCCGGCGGACAAGCAGGCGCTCGCGGCGAAGTGGGAGACCTGGAAGTCGAAGCAGCGGCTGACCGGGCCCAACGCCGTGCCCGACTACGCGAACCCCGCGCAGATGAACCACTTCACGTGGTACGAGACGCACGACTGGAAGAAGCCGTACCCCGGCGAGGACAAGATCTTCGCGCCGGAGGACGTGCCGGGTGCCTACATCCCGTCGTCGGAGTCCGACGGCTGA
- a CDS encoding GNAT family N-acetyltransferase → MRPSARRRGHATAILAAALPIARSLGITQALLTVDETNIASRRVIEANGSRFIDMVGDRRRYRMPAS, encoded by the coding sequence GTGCGACCCAGCGCGCGGCGCCGGGGACACGCGACCGCGATACTCGCCGCGGCGTTGCCGATCGCCCGTTCTCTCGGCATCACGCAGGCCCTCCTGACCGTCGATGAGACGAACATCGCCTCCCGACGTGTGATCGAAGCGAACGGGAGCCGGTTCATCGACATGGTCGGTGACAGGCGCCGCTACCGGATGCCAGCGTCCTGA
- a CDS encoding DUF6281 family protein → MSRVGRSMALAAAVLVSAVACGADSSGGDEAGSCAYLILYQERTYRDVANVEFTVGDKLGDATKPPCNDSGPDDAKESATTETACKVEGISPKVAIAVGDAPGEAKFVAAYSGTELPPEVKKLLDGS, encoded by the coding sequence ATGAGCCGGGTCGGGCGATCCATGGCGCTGGCGGCGGCCGTGCTGGTGTCAGCCGTCGCGTGCGGGGCGGACAGCAGCGGCGGCGACGAGGCCGGGTCCTGTGCCTATCTGATCCTGTACCAGGAGCGGACATACCGGGACGTGGCGAACGTGGAGTTCACCGTCGGGGACAAGCTCGGCGACGCCACCAAGCCGCCCTGTAACGACAGCGGTCCGGACGACGCCAAGGAGTCGGCGACTACGGAGACTGCCTGCAAGGTGGAGGGCATCTCTCCCAAGGTGGCCATCGCAGTCGGAGATGCACCTGGTGAAGCCAAGTTCGTCGCCGCCTACTCCGGCACGGAGCTTCCGCCCGAGGTGAAGAAACTGCTCGACGGGTCATGA
- a CDS encoding site-2 protease family protein, producing the protein MRGSMRIGSVRGVALRAHWSVPLIMLLFAYGLAAQTLPGYAPGLAPVVYAVAGVVGALLLLVSLVVHEAAHALMARRAGIPVRDVTLWALGGMTRMDRPETARAAFAVAVSGPLGSLVLGGVGLGAAAGVEATLGWRILVAVLGWLGGTNLLLGVFNLLPAAPLDGGRVLQAVVWWRTGDRERAQRAAGRSGQVVGMLLAVLGWLVFARGVSGGLWLMAIGLFVAVTAAAERRWAELVTTLRGVRAADAMTTPVVTGPDWLTVDRFLSEVAAQAGHSVLPVLDFEGHPSGVVRLRRLTAVPSGQRGSLRVRGVATQLSQCTLAAPDELLISVLERLGSGGGLPILVMDGGRLGGIVTAHDIDRLSQRHMTGPDRGAASSGGGVGRHGILRCRPGSHKPDVGKGQRARPRSSHRQPRRLFLTSTAQ; encoded by the coding sequence GTGAGGGGCTCGATGCGTATCGGGAGTGTGCGCGGGGTGGCGTTGCGCGCGCACTGGAGCGTGCCGTTGATCATGCTGTTGTTCGCGTACGGTCTGGCCGCCCAGACCCTGCCCGGGTATGCGCCGGGCCTGGCACCGGTGGTGTACGCGGTCGCCGGAGTGGTCGGTGCTCTGCTGTTGCTGGTGAGTCTGGTGGTGCATGAGGCGGCGCATGCGCTGATGGCCCGCAGGGCCGGGATACCGGTACGGGACGTGACGCTGTGGGCGCTGGGTGGAATGACCCGGATGGACCGGCCGGAGACGGCACGGGCGGCGTTCGCGGTCGCCGTCAGCGGGCCGCTCGGCAGCCTGGTGCTGGGCGGGGTCGGGCTGGGCGCGGCAGCTGGGGTGGAGGCGACGCTGGGCTGGCGAATTCTGGTTGCCGTGCTGGGCTGGCTCGGTGGCACGAACCTGCTGCTGGGCGTCTTCAACCTGCTGCCCGCCGCACCACTGGACGGGGGCCGGGTGCTCCAGGCCGTGGTGTGGTGGCGTACGGGGGACCGCGAGCGGGCCCAGCGGGCGGCCGGGCGCAGCGGACAGGTCGTCGGCATGCTGCTGGCCGTGCTGGGGTGGCTGGTGTTCGCGAGAGGGGTGTCGGGCGGGCTTTGGCTGATGGCCATCGGCCTGTTCGTGGCGGTCACCGCCGCTGCCGAACGACGGTGGGCCGAGCTGGTCACGACCCTGCGCGGCGTACGGGCGGCCGACGCGATGACCACTCCGGTGGTCACCGGTCCCGACTGGCTGACCGTGGACCGCTTCCTGTCCGAGGTGGCCGCTCAAGCCGGGCACTCGGTACTGCCTGTGCTGGACTTCGAGGGCCACCCCAGCGGTGTCGTACGGCTGCGTCGCCTGACCGCCGTGCCGTCCGGGCAACGGGGGTCGCTGCGAGTACGGGGCGTGGCGACCCAGCTGTCCCAGTGCACGCTCGCCGCACCGGACGAGCTCCTGATCTCCGTCCTGGAGCGCCTGGGCTCCGGCGGCGGACTGCCCATCCTGGTCATGGACGGCGGCCGCCTCGGTGGGATCGTCACGGCGCACGACATCGACCGGCTCTCCCAGCGGCACATGACAGGCCCAGATCGCGGTGCTGCGTCATCCGGCGGTGGTGTCGGCCGCCACGGCATCCTGCGTTGCCGCCCCGGTTCTCATAAGCCTGACGTCGGCAAAGGACAGCGAGCACGGCCTCGATCGAGTCATCGACAGCCCCGCCGCCTGTTTCTCACCTCGACAGCACAGTGA
- the valS gene encoding valine--tRNA ligase translates to MTFTHRHTGVPEKPSLEGLEEKWSRRWDEQGVFVFDRTKTRDQVFSIDTPPPTVSGSLHVGHVFSYTHTDAIARYQRMRGKEVFYPMGWDDNGLPTERRVQNYYGVRCDPALLYDPGFSPPTTPGKQQIPISRRNFIELCEQLTVEDERAFESLWRNLGLSVDWTRTYQTIDGEARATSQLAFLNNLARGEAYMAEAPTLWDVTFRTAVAQAELEDRERPAAFHRLAFHQADGRRVMIETTRPELLPACVALVAHPDDERYRDLFGSPVRTPLFGVEVPVVAHRLADPDKGSGIAMVCTFGDTTDVTWWRELQLETRPVIGWDGRLTAEPPAGLDSEQARAAYTQLAGATAHTARERIVSMLRASGDMEGEPRPITHAVKFFEKGDKPLEIVTTRQWYLRNGGRDVPLREEFLQRGSDLVWHPEHMRVRYENWVSGLNGDWLVSRQRFFGVPIPLWYPLDGDGNPDYDQPIAPDPALLPVDPSAEAPAGYAEGQRGKPEGFIGDPDVMDTWATSSLTPQIAGRWLKDPDLFERVFPMDMRPQAHEIIRTWLFSTVVRAHAEHGVLPWKHATISGWILDPDRKKMSKSKGNVVTPADLLVQHGSDAVRYWAAGGRPGTDTAFDTGQMKVGRRLALKILNASKFVLSFGEAPEAAKVTEPLDRAMLAELAATVDDATEAFEDFNYARALERTEQFFWRFCDDYLELVKTRAYGEHDDTAGTESARGALMTALDTLLRLFAPVLPFATEEAWSWQAEGSVHRAAWPVADELRRMAGGADGELLATAAEVIAAVRKAKSEAQVSMRTDVTKAVISGSLAALDRFALVQADVRAAGRIGVVEQQVGDGAFTVTVSL, encoded by the coding sequence ATGACGTTCACCCACCGCCATACGGGCGTTCCTGAAAAGCCCAGCCTTGAGGGGCTGGAAGAGAAATGGTCTCGACGGTGGGACGAGCAGGGCGTATTCGTATTCGACCGCACCAAGACACGCGACCAGGTGTTCTCCATCGACACCCCGCCGCCCACAGTCAGCGGCTCGCTGCATGTCGGGCATGTCTTCTCGTACACGCACACCGACGCGATCGCCCGCTACCAGCGCATGCGCGGCAAGGAAGTCTTCTACCCCATGGGGTGGGACGACAACGGCCTGCCCACCGAACGGCGCGTGCAGAACTACTACGGAGTCCGCTGTGACCCGGCGCTCCTGTACGACCCCGGCTTCTCCCCGCCGACCACGCCTGGCAAGCAGCAAATCCCCATCTCTCGACGGAACTTCATCGAACTGTGCGAGCAGCTGACCGTCGAGGACGAGAGGGCCTTCGAGAGCCTGTGGCGCAACCTCGGCCTGTCGGTGGACTGGACCCGCACCTACCAGACCATCGACGGCGAAGCCCGCGCCACCTCGCAGCTCGCCTTCCTCAATAACCTTGCACGCGGCGAGGCGTACATGGCCGAGGCCCCCACGTTGTGGGACGTCACCTTCCGTACGGCCGTCGCGCAGGCCGAACTCGAAGACCGCGAACGCCCCGCAGCCTTCCACCGGTTGGCCTTTCACCAGGCGGACGGCCGACGAGTGATGATCGAGACGACCCGTCCCGAGCTGCTGCCCGCCTGTGTGGCATTGGTCGCGCACCCTGACGACGAGCGGTACCGGGACCTCTTCGGCTCACCCGTGCGTACCCCGCTCTTCGGCGTCGAGGTGCCCGTCGTCGCGCACAGGCTGGCGGACCCCGACAAGGGCTCAGGGATCGCGATGGTGTGCACTTTCGGCGACACGACCGACGTGACGTGGTGGCGCGAGCTGCAGCTGGAGACCCGGCCGGTGATCGGCTGGGACGGACGACTCACGGCCGAGCCGCCGGCAGGGCTGGACTCCGAGCAGGCCCGCGCCGCGTACACGCAGCTGGCCGGTGCCACGGCCCACACCGCCCGGGAACGCATCGTGTCAATGCTGCGGGCGAGTGGCGACATGGAGGGCGAGCCCCGCCCGATCACGCACGCGGTGAAGTTCTTCGAGAAGGGCGACAAGCCCCTGGAGATCGTCACAACCCGCCAGTGGTACCTGCGCAACGGTGGCCGGGACGTTCCCCTGCGCGAGGAGTTTCTCCAGCGGGGCAGTGACCTGGTCTGGCATCCCGAGCACATGCGGGTGCGCTACGAGAACTGGGTCAGCGGACTCAACGGCGACTGGCTGGTCAGCCGCCAGCGGTTCTTCGGGGTCCCCATTCCGCTCTGGTATCCCCTCGACGGAGACGGCAACCCGGACTACGACCAGCCGATTGCCCCGGACCCGGCGCTGCTGCCGGTCGACCCCAGTGCCGAGGCGCCTGCCGGGTATGCGGAAGGGCAGCGCGGCAAGCCGGAAGGCTTCATCGGTGACCCGGATGTGATGGACACCTGGGCGACGTCCTCGCTCACCCCGCAGATCGCCGGCCGCTGGTTGAAGGACCCCGACCTGTTCGAGCGGGTCTTCCCGATGGACATGCGGCCGCAGGCACACGAGATCATCCGCACCTGGCTGTTCTCCACCGTCGTGCGCGCCCATGCCGAGCACGGTGTGCTGCCGTGGAAGCACGCCACCATCTCGGGATGGATCCTCGACCCGGACCGCAAAAAGATGTCGAAGTCCAAGGGCAACGTCGTCACTCCGGCCGATCTCCTCGTCCAGCACGGCTCGGACGCCGTCCGCTACTGGGCGGCCGGCGGCCGACCCGGCACAGACACCGCCTTCGACACCGGCCAGATGAAGGTCGGCAGACGCCTCGCGCTGAAAATCCTCAACGCGAGCAAATTCGTCCTCAGCTTCGGCGAGGCGCCGGAAGCGGCCAAGGTGACGGAACCCCTGGACCGGGCGATGCTCGCCGAGCTCGCGGCGACCGTCGACGACGCCACCGAGGCGTTCGAGGACTTCAACTACGCGCGCGCCCTGGAGCGTACGGAGCAGTTCTTCTGGCGCTTCTGCGACGACTACCTGGAACTGGTGAAGACCCGCGCCTACGGCGAGCACGACGACACGGCGGGTACGGAATCGGCCAGGGGCGCGTTGATGACGGCCCTCGACACGCTGCTGCGCCTGTTTGCTCCGGTCCTGCCTTTCGCGACGGAGGAGGCCTGGTCGTGGCAGGCGGAAGGCTCGGTGCATCGCGCCGCCTGGCCGGTCGCGGATGAGCTCCGCCGGATGGCCGGCGGCGCGGACGGTGAGCTGCTGGCCACCGCGGCGGAGGTCATCGCGGCGGTCCGAAAGGCCAAGTCCGAGGCGCAGGTGTCCATGCGCACCGACGTGACCAAAGCCGTCATCTCCGGGTCCCTCGCGGCGCTCGACCGCTTCGCCCTGGTCCAAGCCGACGTGCGGGCCGCGGGTCGCATCGGCGTAGTGGAGCAGCAGGTGGGAGATGGAGCGTTCACCGTGACGGTCAGTCTCTGA
- a CDS encoding ATP-binding protein — protein sequence MQAAVTVTPARIPELLLGLATVRPVFIWGAPGIGKSSLVREFAESLGLECVSLLGTQLAPEDLIGVPQIRDGRSVFCPPEAIARDEPYCLFLDELNAATPDVQKAFYSLILDRRIGNYELPKGSIVIGAGNRATDNALARPIASALVNRLTHVHLEASPKDWLVWAAANDIHPWVLDHLTDRPDHLWSKPPKTEEPFSTPRSWHMLSDALRSFGPALDEATLKVIAHGTLTPTHAVAFCGYVKIVRSRFGIEAIIKGDARWPNRLEDRDLLYYLAESFRGRLIKELPASKEHLSANGRQTAYRAKSLLVQLAEISVEVAQSVITSDADGNPVLPAWFLVEAARDMPRLVEARR from the coding sequence GTGCAGGCAGCCGTCACCGTCACTCCCGCCCGGATCCCGGAGCTGCTGCTCGGTCTCGCGACCGTACGGCCGGTCTTCATCTGGGGCGCCCCCGGCATCGGAAAGTCCTCTCTGGTGCGGGAGTTCGCCGAGTCGCTGGGTCTTGAGTGCGTGAGCCTGCTCGGCACCCAGCTCGCCCCCGAGGACCTCATCGGCGTCCCGCAGATCCGCGACGGCCGCTCCGTCTTCTGCCCGCCGGAGGCGATCGCCCGCGACGAGCCGTACTGCCTGTTCCTGGACGAGCTGAACGCGGCGACGCCAGATGTGCAGAAGGCCTTCTACTCGCTGATCCTGGACCGCCGCATCGGCAACTACGAGCTGCCGAAGGGCTCCATCGTGATCGGCGCGGGCAACCGCGCGACGGACAACGCGCTGGCGCGCCCGATCGCCTCGGCGCTGGTCAACCGCCTCACCCACGTCCACCTCGAGGCGTCCCCGAAGGACTGGCTCGTCTGGGCCGCCGCCAACGACATCCACCCGTGGGTCCTGGACCACCTCACCGACCGCCCCGACCACCTGTGGTCCAAGCCGCCGAAGACGGAGGAACCCTTCTCCACACCCCGCTCCTGGCACATGCTCTCCGACGCGCTGCGCTCCTTCGGTCCGGCCCTCGACGAGGCGACCCTGAAGGTGATCGCGCACGGCACGCTGACGCCCACGCACGCGGTCGCCTTCTGCGGCTACGTCAAGATCGTGCGCAGCCGGTTCGGCATCGAGGCCATCATCAAGGGCGACGCCCGCTGGCCGAACCGGCTGGAGGACCGCGACCTGCTCTACTACCTCGCCGAGTCCTTCCGCGGCCGTCTCATCAAGGAACTGCCCGCGAGCAAGGAGCACCTCTCGGCGAACGGCCGCCAGACCGCGTACCGCGCCAAGTCGCTGCTCGTCCAGCTCGCCGAGATCTCCGTCGAGGTCGCCCAGAGCGTCATCACCTCCGACGCCGACGGCAATCCCGTACTGCCCGCCTGGTTCCTGGTGGAGGCGGCGCGTGACATGCCGCGCCTGGTGGAGGCGCGGCGATGA
- a CDS encoding OsmC family protein, which yields MATTRTAHTVWEGNLLEGSGVVTFDSSGIGQQPVTWASRAQDANGRTSPEELIAAAHSSCFSMALSHALAGAGTPPTKLVTNADVTFQPGEGITGIHLTVEGSVPGLDNDGFVAAAEDAKKNCPVSQALTGTTITLSAKLA from the coding sequence GTGGCAACCACGCGCACCGCACACACCGTGTGGGAAGGCAACCTGCTCGAGGGCAGCGGCGTCGTCACCTTCGACTCCTCCGGCATCGGCCAGCAGCCGGTGACGTGGGCGTCGCGGGCCCAGGACGCGAACGGCAGGACCAGCCCCGAGGAGCTGATCGCCGCCGCCCACTCCAGCTGCTTCTCCATGGCGCTGTCGCACGCCCTCGCAGGCGCGGGCACCCCGCCCACCAAGCTCGTCACCAACGCCGACGTCACCTTCCAGCCCGGCGAGGGCATCACCGGCATCCACCTCACCGTCGAGGGATCGGTGCCGGGCCTCGACAACGACGGCTTCGTCGCGGCAGCCGAGGACGCCAAGAAGAACTGCCCGGTCAGCCAGGCGCTGACCGGTACGACGATCACGCTCTCGGCCAAGCTGGCCTGA